A single Lolium perenne isolate Kyuss_39 chromosome 6, Kyuss_2.0, whole genome shotgun sequence DNA region contains:
- the LOC139832574 gene encoding uncharacterized protein, with protein sequence MRALIYNIRGFGEQGRRTQLKSYIRGERVDIIGLQETIKADFSATELRSLEFGGQFAWNWLPAEGHSGGMLLGFRDECFDVGAWRQGTFFISATILQRKNNMKWCFFLVYGPADHRRTDEFLGELTHAVAGCQFPVVIAGDFNLIRTADEKSNDNICWSRVRRFNEAIANMALRELERTGARFTWTNKRLRPTRCVLDRVLVAPAWEAAFPLCSLTAITRIGSDHTPLLLSTGEETRRPPPRFFFQTWWFGVPGFGDLLKAKLGSFIQARGAHRCCIDQWQCVARNTRQFLKGWGANLGKEKRDFRASLLLQVSELDKVADATGLDEDGWALRYYLEDQLAARDRAAEDYWRQRSRVQWTLRGDSCTAYFHAIANGRRRKCSIPRLITDQGEVQEQQGLMEHIYVFYQGLMGSVGETRRFSLGHNLWEGNQRVSQEENHELELTFTADELDEVLASMKQDSAPGLTAYQSSSSNAYAIRLAPVAHRVIDRCQTAFIKGRCLHEGALALHEIVHELHVRKQKGLLLKLDFEKAYDRVDWDFLQEILLRKGFSAMMVHD encoded by the exons ATGAGGGCTCTGATTTACAATATCCGTGGGTTCGGTGAGCAGGGGCGCCGAACACAACTGAAATCCTACATCCGAGGGGAACGGGTGGACATCATTGGGCTTCAGGAGACTATCAAAGCGGATTTCTCAGCGACTGAGCTGCGGAGCCTGGAATTCGGGGGACAGTTCGCTTGGAACTGGCTGCCGGCGGAGGGCCATTCCGGGGGTATGCTGCTCGGTTTTCGTGATGAGTGCTTTGATGTTGGGGCTTGGAGGCAGGGGACCTTCTTCATCTCGGCTACCATACTCCAACGGAAGAACAATATGAAGTGGTGCTTCTTCCTGGTGTATGGGCCGGCGGATCATCGTCGCACGGATGAGTTTCTGGGAGAACTTACCCACGCGGTGGCAGGGTGCCAATTTCCGGTGGTCATTGCCGGGGATTTCAACCTCATCCGGACAGCGGACGAGAAGAGTAATGACAATATCTGCTGGTCGAGGGTGAGGCGCTTCAATGAGGCGATCGCCAATATGGCCTTGCGCGAGCTGGAGCGTACCGGGGCGCGCTTCACTTGGACCAACAAACGACTCCGGCCGACACGGTGTGTTTTGGACCGGGTGCTCGTGGCGCCGGCCTGGGAGGCGGCGTTTCCTTTGTGCTCGCTGACGGCGATTACGAGGATTGGCTCGGATCATACGCCTCTCTTACTATCTACCGGAGAAGAGACAAGGCGCCCACCGCCGAGATTCTTCTTCCAGACGTGGTGGTTTGGTGTACCGGGCTTTGGGGACCTCCTCAAGGCCAAGCTTGGCAGCTTTATCCAGGCGCGGGGAGCGCACAGGTGTTGCATTGACCAGTGGCAGTGCGTGGCGCGCAACACTCGCCAATTCCTCAAGGGATGGGGAGCCAATTTGGGAAAGGAGAAAAGGGACTTCAGGGCTAGCTTGCTCCTGCAGGTCTCTGAGTTGGACAAGGTGGCGGACGCCACTGGCTTGGATGAGGATGGCTGGGCGCTTAGATACTACTTGGAAGACCAGTTAGCGGCCCGGGACAGGGCGGCTGAGGATTACTGGCGCCAGCGCAGCAGGGTGCAATGGACTCTCAGGGGAGATTCTTGCACGGCCTACTTCCATGCCATCGCGAATGGGCGTAGACGGAAGTGTTCGATACCGCGGCTGATCACGGATCAAGGGGAGGTCCAGGAACAGCAAGGGCTCATGGAACACATATATGTGTTTTACCAGGGCCTCATGGGATCGGTCGGGGAGACCAGGCGGTTCTCCCTGGGACATAACCTTTGGGAAGGAAACCAAAGGGTGTCCCAGGAGGAAAACCATGAGCTGGAACTTACTTTTACTGCGGACGAATTAGACGAAGTTCTGGCTAGCATGAAGCAAGATTCGGCGCCAGGTCTGACGGCCTACCAGTCATCTTCTTCAAACG CCTACGCGATTAGACTAGCTCCCGTTGCGCATAGGGTCATCGATCGTTGTCAGACGGCCTTTATTAAGGGGCGTTGCCTACACGAGGGGGCGCTGGCCCTACATGAGATTGTGCATGAGCTGCACGTCAGGAAGCAAAAGGGTTTGCTCCTGAAGCTTGACTTCGAGAAGGCCTACGACAGGGTCGATTGGGATTTTCTCCAAGAGATCCTCCTGCGGAAAGGCTTCTCCGCCATGATGGTGCATGATTGA